One region of Oxalobacteraceae bacterium OTU3CAMAD1 genomic DNA includes:
- a CDS encoding CTP synthase — protein MTKFVFVTGGVVSSLGKGIAAASLAAILESRGLKVTMLKLDPYINVDPGTMSPMQHGEVFVTDDGAETDLDLGHYERFISTRMKKVNNFTTGQIYESVIRKERRGEYLGKTVQVIPHITNEIQDYIRRGAEGYDVALCEIGGTVGDIESLPFLEAARQLSLRAGRKNTAFVHLTLVPFIASAGELKTKPTQHSVQKLREIGISPNALLCRADRPIPDDERAKISLFSNIEEQAVISVWDVDTIYKVPQMLHDQGLDAIICEALDINPAPADLSVWSRLIYTLENPKSEVSIGMVGKYVDLTESYKSLTEALRHAGIHNESKVNIEYIDSEEIETTGCSALAKYDAILVPGGFGKRGVEGKIMAAQFARENKIPYLGICLGMQVALIEYARHMAGLTTANSTEFDLETPQPVVALIDQWQGQDGKVETRDANSDLGGTMRLGAQTCAIKPGTLAAEIYGPVVTERHRHRYEANNHYLPRVEAAGLVVAARTPTEDLCEIMELPRTGDNSHPWYMGVQYHPEFKSTPRDGHPLFTSYIKAALAHKAAGGNRPHAVAESTALQGDAA, from the coding sequence ATGACCAAATTTGTCTTCGTCACCGGTGGCGTCGTGTCTTCCCTTGGTAAAGGGATTGCCGCCGCCTCCCTCGCCGCGATCCTCGAATCGCGCGGCCTCAAAGTCACCATGCTCAAGCTCGACCCGTACATCAACGTCGACCCTGGCACGATGAGCCCCATGCAGCACGGTGAAGTGTTCGTCACTGACGACGGCGCCGAGACCGATCTCGACCTCGGCCACTACGAGCGCTTCATCTCGACCCGCATGAAAAAGGTGAACAACTTCACCACCGGCCAGATCTACGAATCGGTGATCCGCAAGGAACGCCGCGGCGAGTACCTGGGCAAGACCGTGCAGGTCATTCCCCACATTACCAACGAAATCCAGGACTACATCCGCCGTGGCGCCGAGGGTTACGACGTGGCCCTGTGCGAAATCGGCGGCACCGTCGGCGACATCGAGTCGCTGCCGTTCCTGGAAGCGGCGCGTCAGCTGAGCCTGCGCGCCGGCCGCAAGAACACCGCCTTCGTCCACCTGACCCTGGTGCCGTTCATCGCCTCGGCGGGCGAACTGAAAACCAAGCCGACCCAGCACTCGGTGCAGAAGCTGCGCGAGATCGGCATTTCGCCGAACGCGCTGCTGTGCCGCGCCGACCGCCCGATCCCGGACGACGAACGCGCCAAGATCTCCTTGTTCTCGAACATCGAAGAGCAGGCCGTCATCTCCGTGTGGGACGTCGACACCATCTACAAAGTGCCGCAGATGCTGCACGACCAGGGCCTCGACGCCATCATCTGCGAGGCGCTCGACATCAACCCGGCGCCGGCGGACCTGTCGGTCTGGAGCCGCCTGATCTACACGCTGGAAAACCCGAAGAGCGAAGTGTCGATCGGCATGGTCGGCAAGTATGTCGATCTGACCGAGTCGTACAAGTCGCTGACCGAAGCGCTGCGCCACGCCGGCATCCACAACGAATCGAAGGTCAACATCGAGTACATCGACTCGGAAGAGATCGAAACGACCGGCTGCTCGGCCTTGGCCAAGTACGACGCCATCCTGGTGCCGGGCGGCTTCGGCAAGCGCGGCGTCGAGGGCAAGATCATGGCGGCCCAGTTCGCCCGTGAAAACAAGATTCCGTACCTGGGCATCTGCCTGGGCATGCAGGTCGCGCTGATCGAATACGCGCGCCACATGGCCGGCCTGACCACCGCCAACTCGACCGAGTTCGACCTGGAAACCCCGCAACCGGTGGTCGCCCTGATCGACCAGTGGCAGGGCCAGGACGGCAAGGTCGAAACGCGCGACGCGAACTCCGACCTGGGCGGCACCATGCGCCTGGGCGCGCAGACCTGCGCGATCAAGCCGGGTACCCTGGCGGCCGAGATCTACGGCCCGGTCGTGACCGAGCGCCACCGCCACCGTTACGAGGCCAACAACCACTACCTGCCGCGCGTCGAAGCGGCCGGCCTGGTGGTGGCGGCCCGCACGCCGACCGAGGACCTGTGCGAAATCATGGAACTGCCGCGCACCGGCGACAACTCGCACCCTTGGTACATGGGCGTGCAGTACCACCCGGAATTCAAATCCACCCCGCGTGACGGCCACCCGCTGTTCACGTCCTACATCAAGGCGGCACTGGCCCACAAGGCAGCCGGCGGCAACCGCCCGCACGCCGTCGCTGAGAGTACTGCGTTGCAAGGAGATGCGGCATGA
- the ftsB gene encoding cell division protein FtsB, whose translation MRLITLALAVLLLLIQYPLWLGKGGWLRVADLEAQVGTAHKKNAELLARNAKLDSEVRDLKDGTGAVEERARYELSMIKQNEIFIQIVGKGQAAPPVPLAAPPASEASPADQ comes from the coding sequence ATGCGCCTGATCACCCTCGCCCTGGCAGTCTTGCTGCTGCTGATACAGTACCCGCTCTGGTTGGGGAAGGGTGGCTGGCTGCGCGTGGCCGACCTCGAAGCGCAAGTGGGCACGGCGCACAAAAAGAACGCCGAACTGCTGGCCCGCAACGCCAAGCTCGACTCCGAAGTGCGCGACCTCAAGGACGGCACCGGCGCGGTCGAAGAGCGCGCCCGCTACGAGCTCAGCATGATCAAGCAAAACGAAATCTTCATCCAGATCGTCGGCAAGGGCCAAGCCGCGCCACCGGTGCCGCTGGCGGCCCCTCCGGCCTCCGAAGCGTCCCCAGCCGATCAGTAA
- a CDS encoding GNAT family N-acetyltransferase codes for MNKLTIRQARPGDAAAISALIVPLLPLLTLEPSGAGAEKFIETMQPPAIGRVLTDERYDYQLGHVGDELAGVVAVRDHAHLYHLFVAAKWQGRGFGRLLWQAARKRALNKNVDGAFTVNSSAFALEMYRHLGFVPAGPRAEHDGIAYIPMRLATVD; via the coding sequence ATGAACAAACTGACCATACGCCAAGCGCGGCCGGGCGACGCGGCCGCCATCAGCGCGTTGATCGTCCCGCTGCTGCCGTTGCTAACCCTGGAGCCGAGCGGCGCCGGCGCCGAAAAATTTATCGAAACCATGCAGCCGCCGGCGATCGGACGTGTGTTGACGGACGAGCGCTACGACTACCAGTTGGGCCATGTCGGTGATGAGTTGGCCGGCGTGGTGGCGGTGCGCGACCACGCGCATTTGTACCATCTGTTCGTGGCGGCCAAGTGGCAGGGAAGGGGTTTTGGCCGGCTGCTGTGGCAGGCGGCCAGGAAGCGCGCGCTGAACAAGAATGTCGATGGCGCATTCACCGTCAACTCGTCGGCGTTCGCGCTGGAAATGTACCGTCACCTGGGATTCGTTCCCGCTGGCCCGCGCGCCGAGCACGACGGCATCGCCTACATTCCAATGCGTTTAGCCACAGTGGATTAG
- the kdsA gene encoding 3-deoxy-8-phosphooctulonate synthase yields MKLCGFEAGLDQPFFLIAGTCVIESRQMAFDTAGALKEMTAALGIPFIYKSSFDKANRSSGTSYRGPGRDKGLEILGDVKRELGVPVLTDVHSIDEIAEVSAVVDVLQTPAFLCRQTDFITACAQSGLPVNIKKGQFLAPHDMKNVIDKARAAAKAKGLPDDVFMACERGASFGYNNLVSDMRSLAIMRESNCPVVFDATHSVQLPGGNGTSSGGMREMVPVLSRAAVAVGVAGLFMETHPNPAEALSDGPNAVPLGRMKELLSTLIELDRITKKAGFLETSFN; encoded by the coding sequence ATGAAACTCTGTGGCTTCGAAGCCGGCCTCGATCAGCCGTTCTTCCTGATCGCCGGCACCTGCGTGATCGAATCGCGCCAGATGGCGTTCGACACCGCCGGCGCGCTCAAGGAAATGACGGCCGCGCTGGGCATTCCGTTCATCTACAAGTCGTCGTTCGACAAGGCCAACCGCTCGTCGGGCACCTCGTATCGCGGTCCCGGCCGCGACAAGGGCCTCGAGATCCTCGGCGACGTCAAGCGCGAGCTGGGCGTGCCGGTGCTGACCGACGTCCACTCGATCGACGAGATCGCCGAAGTGTCGGCCGTCGTCGACGTGCTGCAAACGCCGGCCTTCCTGTGCCGCCAGACCGATTTCATCACGGCCTGCGCGCAGTCCGGCCTGCCGGTCAACATCAAGAAGGGCCAGTTCCTGGCCCCGCACGACATGAAAAACGTCATCGACAAAGCACGCGCGGCCGCCAAGGCCAAGGGCTTGCCGGACGACGTCTTCATGGCGTGCGAGCGCGGCGCCTCGTTCGGCTACAACAACCTGGTGTCCGACATGCGTTCGCTGGCCATCATGCGCGAATCGAACTGCCCGGTCGTGTTCGACGCCACCCACTCGGTGCAATTGCCGGGTGGTAACGGCACCTCGTCCGGCGGCATGCGCGAGATGGTCCCGGTGCTGTCGCGCGCGGCCGTGGCCGTCGGCGTGGCCGGCCTGTTCATGGAGACCCATCCGAACCCGGCCGAGGCGCTGTCGGACGGCCCCAACGCCGTGCCGCTGGGCCGCATGAAGGAACTGCTGTCGACCCTGATCGAGCTGGACCGCATCACCAAAAAAGCCGGTTTCCTGGAAACTAGCTTCAACTAA
- a CDS encoding error-prone DNA polymerase, translated as MSPPPSPPSSQGLPAYAELFCMSNFSFLQGASRPEELVARAVELDYAGLAITDECSLAGVVRAHAAAKEAGLPLVIGSHFHLKNPDGSAALSLIALARNREGYGNLCELITIARNRVAKGSYLLTPADLAAPAPAYAHLKGLPDCLMILLPHYPAHQPGDVDRLHAQAAWMEATFPGRAWMGLNLLQRAFDEAHRLSIDEVALQHGMAVVALGQVCMHVRSRKPLHDTLTAVRVGKPVGECGYALAQNAEQHLRPRLRLANLYPPAALFETLRIMQECTFKLTELRYEYPRELVPAGHTPASYLRQETYDGAARRFPNGVSEKVRRQIENELELIAELEYEPYFLTVYDIVKFARGEGILCQGRGSAANSVVCFCLGVTAVDPERSNMLTGRFISRERKEPPDIDVDFEHQRREEVIQYIYKKYGADRAALAAVVISYRPKSALRDSGKALGVDLAIVEKVAKSHHWFDSRHDLVGRLAECGLDPDSQLAQQWASLAMMLLGFPRHLSQHPGGFVISHEKLSRLVPIEAATMEGRCVIQWDKDDLEELGLMKVDVLALGMLSALRRALDLVSARRGEPLALHAIPSEDPATYAMMCQADTIGVFQIESRAQMSMLPRLRPKVFYDLVIEVALVRPGPIQGGMVHPYLQRRINPKLIDFPHGLEEALGRTLGVPIFQEQVMQIAVIAAGFSEGEADQLRRAMAAWKRKGGVDKYHARIVDGMTERGYEPEFAESIFRQIQGFGEYGFPESHAASFALLTYASSWLKCHEPAAFLCALLNSQPMGFYSPSQLVQDAKRHGVVVREIDVTISGWDSSLEEPVGKLGQPAVRLGLSMMKGMRDGAAQRIEAARAQAPFASVADLARRADLDRHDLQVLAAGNSLVHLAGNRRQALWQAVGATPDKDLLRPTTPDEESPVLKPPSEGEEILGDYRSHGLTLGRHPLALLRAKLLEHRFLPAATLNTYTNGMLARACGMVTVRQRPGTAKGVLFLTLEDETGNVNVIIWPKLVEEQRREVLGAPLLGVYGVWQQDGIVRHLVAKRLVDMSHLLGRLPTISRDFC; from the coding sequence ATGAGTCCGCCACCGTCACCCCCATCGTCGCAAGGATTGCCGGCCTACGCCGAGCTGTTCTGCATGAGCAACTTCTCCTTCCTGCAGGGCGCGTCGCGGCCCGAGGAGCTGGTCGCGCGCGCCGTCGAGCTCGATTACGCGGGGCTGGCCATCACCGACGAGTGCTCGCTGGCCGGCGTGGTGCGCGCGCACGCGGCGGCCAAGGAGGCCGGCCTGCCGCTGGTCATCGGCAGCCACTTCCATCTGAAGAACCCGGACGGCAGTGCCGCGCTGTCGCTGATCGCGCTGGCCAGGAACCGCGAGGGCTACGGCAATTTGTGCGAGCTGATCACCATCGCCCGCAACCGGGTCGCCAAGGGCAGCTACCTGCTCACGCCGGCCGATCTGGCCGCGCCGGCGCCGGCCTACGCGCATTTGAAAGGCTTGCCGGATTGCCTGATGATCCTGCTGCCGCACTACCCGGCGCACCAGCCCGGCGACGTCGACCGGCTGCATGCGCAGGCGGCGTGGATGGAGGCGACCTTTCCGGGCCGCGCATGGATGGGGCTGAACCTGCTGCAGCGCGCCTTCGACGAGGCGCACCGCCTCAGCATCGACGAGGTGGCGTTGCAGCACGGCATGGCGGTGGTGGCGCTGGGGCAGGTGTGCATGCATGTGCGCTCGCGCAAGCCGCTGCACGACACCCTGACGGCGGTGCGGGTGGGCAAGCCGGTCGGCGAGTGCGGCTACGCGCTGGCGCAGAATGCCGAGCAGCATCTGCGCCCGCGCCTGCGGCTGGCCAACCTGTATCCGCCGGCGGCGCTGTTCGAGACCTTGCGCATCATGCAGGAGTGCACCTTCAAGCTGACCGAGCTGCGCTACGAATATCCGCGCGAGTTGGTGCCGGCCGGCCATACGCCGGCCAGTTACCTGCGCCAGGAAACCTATGACGGCGCGGCGCGTCGCTTTCCTAATGGCGTGTCGGAAAAGGTGCGCCGTCAGATCGAGAACGAGCTCGAGCTGATCGCCGAGCTCGAGTACGAGCCGTACTTTCTGACCGTCTACGACATCGTGAAGTTCGCCCGTGGCGAGGGCATCCTGTGCCAGGGGCGCGGTTCGGCGGCCAATTCGGTGGTGTGCTTCTGTCTTGGCGTGACGGCGGTCGACCCCGAGCGCAGCAACATGCTGACCGGTCGTTTCATCTCGCGCGAGCGCAAGGAGCCGCCGGACATCGACGTCGACTTCGAGCACCAGCGGCGCGAGGAGGTGATCCAGTACATTTATAAAAAATACGGCGCCGACCGCGCCGCGCTGGCCGCCGTCGTCATCAGCTACCGGCCCAAGAGCGCGCTGCGCGACAGCGGCAAGGCGCTGGGCGTCGACCTGGCCATCGTCGAGAAAGTGGCCAAGTCGCACCACTGGTTCGACAGCCGGCACGACCTGGTCGGACGGCTGGCCGAGTGCGGGCTCGACCCGGACTCGCAACTGGCGCAGCAATGGGCCTCGCTGGCGATGATGCTGCTGGGATTTCCGCGCCACCTGTCGCAGCATCCGGGCGGCTTCGTCATCTCGCACGAGAAGTTGTCGCGGCTGGTGCCGATCGAGGCGGCCACGATGGAGGGGCGCTGCGTGATCCAGTGGGACAAGGACGATCTCGAAGAGCTCGGGCTGATGAAGGTCGACGTGCTGGCACTGGGCATGCTGTCGGCACTGCGGCGCGCGCTCGACCTGGTGTCGGCCCGGCGCGGCGAACCCTTGGCCCTGCACGCCATTCCGTCCGAGGATCCCGCCACGTACGCGATGATGTGCCAGGCAGACACCATCGGCGTGTTCCAGATCGAGTCGCGCGCGCAGATGAGCATGCTGCCGCGCCTGCGGCCCAAGGTCTTCTACGATCTCGTCATCGAGGTGGCGCTGGTGCGGCCGGGACCGATCCAGGGCGGCATGGTGCATCCATATTTGCAGCGGCGCATCAATCCCAAGCTGATCGATTTTCCGCACGGGCTGGAAGAGGCGCTGGGCCGCACCCTGGGTGTGCCGATCTTCCAGGAACAGGTGATGCAGATCGCCGTTATCGCCGCCGGTTTCAGCGAGGGCGAGGCCGATCAATTGCGGCGCGCGATGGCGGCCTGGAAACGCAAGGGCGGCGTCGACAAATACCACGCCCGCATCGTCGATGGCATGACCGAGCGCGGCTACGAGCCCGAGTTCGCCGAGTCGATCTTCCGGCAGATTCAGGGCTTCGGCGAATACGGTTTTCCCGAATCGCACGCGGCCAGTTTTGCGCTGCTGACTTACGCCAGCTCCTGGCTCAAATGCCACGAACCGGCCGCCTTCCTGTGCGCGCTGCTCAACAGCCAGCCGATGGGGTTCTACAGCCCGTCGCAACTGGTGCAGGACGCCAAGCGCCACGGCGTGGTGGTGCGCGAAATCGACGTCACCATCAGCGGCTGGGATTCGTCCTTGGAGGAGCCTGTGGGCAAGCTCGGCCAGCCGGCGGTGCGGCTGGGCCTGTCGATGATGAAGGGGATGCGCGACGGCGCCGCCCAGCGCATCGAAGCGGCGCGCGCCCAGGCGCCGTTCGCCAGCGTCGCCGACTTGGCGCGGCGCGCCGACCTGGACCGCCACGACCTGCAAGTGCTGGCCGCCGGCAATTCGCTGGTCCACCTGGCCGGCAACCGCCGCCAGGCGCTGTGGCAGGCCGTCGGCGCCACGCCGGACAAGGACTTGCTGCGGCCGACCACGCCGGACGAGGAGTCGCCGGTATTGAAGCCGCCGAGCGAGGGCGAGGAAATCCTCGGCGATTACCGCTCGCACGGCCTGACGTTGGGTCGCCATCCGCTGGCGCTGCTGCGCGCCAAGTTGCTGGAGCACCGTTTCCTGCCGGCGGCCACCCTGAACACCTACACCAACGGCATGCTGGCGCGCGCCTGCGGCATGGTCACGGTGCGGCAGCGGCCCGGCACGGCCAAGGGCGTGCTGTTCCTCACCCTTGAGGACGAGACCGGCAACGTCAACGTCATCATCTGGCCCAAGCTGGTCGAGGAGCAGCGCCGCGAGGTGCTGGGCGCGCCGCTGCTGGGCGTGTACGGCGTCTGGCAGCAGGACGGCATCGTGCGCCACCTGGTGGCCAAGCGACTGGTCGACATGTCCCATCTGCTGGGCCGCCTGCCGACCATCAGCCGCGATTTTTGTTGA
- a CDS encoding PhzF family phenazine biosynthesis protein: protein MIIHQLLCFGIVPGGGNAALVVQNDTSDADQRQRFARERGLPACVFVDTAPDGAVVLDYYYPHARSPLCLHATLAAARVLLSPEHPSLPVRTAMRGQPLTLTLPEDGDDVFVELAPQPLAQPAIATDLAARLLAAPGIELASAPAVASVGSPKLLLEVADGAALQALRPDLQAIADWGRRHGVNGCYAWCRRPDGALEGRNFNHLDPAMEDAATGVAAGALAVHLGADVTVYQGAKLGQPCRIRAAIRAGGIRVLVGGAAYLTNGDAR from the coding sequence ATGATAATTCATCAACTTCTCTGCTTCGGCATCGTCCCCGGCGGCGGCAATGCCGCCCTCGTGGTCCAGAACGACACCAGCGACGCAGACCAGCGCCAGCGCTTCGCCCGCGAGCGTGGCCTGCCCGCCTGCGTGTTCGTCGACACCGCCCCCGATGGCGCCGTCGTGCTTGACTATTACTATCCCCACGCGCGCAGCCCCCTGTGTCTGCACGCCACCTTAGCGGCGGCGCGGGTGCTGCTGTCGCCAGAGCATCCGAGTCTGCCCGTGCGCACCGCCATGCGTGGCCAGCCGCTGACGCTCACGTTGCCCGAGGATGGCGACGACGTGTTCGTCGAATTGGCGCCGCAACCGCTGGCGCAGCCGGCGATCGCCACCGACTTGGCGGCGCGTCTGCTGGCCGCGCCCGGGATCGAACTTGCATCGGCGCCCGCCGTCGCCTCGGTCGGCAGTCCCAAATTGTTACTGGAGGTGGCCGACGGCGCCGCCCTGCAAGCGCTGCGCCCGGACCTGCAAGCCATCGCCGACTGGGGCCGCAGGCACGGCGTCAACGGCTGCTACGCCTGGTGTCGCCGGCCCGACGGCGCGCTGGAGGGCCGCAACTTCAACCACCTTGACCCGGCCATGGAAGACGCCGCCACCGGCGTGGCCGCCGGCGCCCTCGCCGTCCACTTGGGCGCGGACGTGACCGTGTACCAAGGCGCCAAGCTCGGACAGCCATGCCGCATCCGGGCCGCCATCCGCGCGGGCGGCATCCGCGTCCTGGTCGGCGGTGCCGCGTACCTGACCAATGGGGATGCCCGATGA
- a CDS encoding transporter substrate-binding domain-containing protein has protein sequence MTQAPAPASAMPATRRHPGRLAAACAWTAILLASTPTPAAATATCIPVRVGYMDQHRPPYWLGEGTDVPEPAGAAVDLMHDAVLGAGFGCPPVWVRLPIARLRVALANGDIDMSPMGELPAYPPEIALPRDKAGNIDLDRAMHNALIVLVRAADKLPAGTQPMQHFKGKLLGVAQGQSYAPRLRDAGLTIDDGARDLERNLEKLRLGRIDGVVVAAVSPEHLKAMLSRYKGAVVQLPQPLINTRVWLAFNDHFYRAHPAQVEALWTWLDVNRHRLGYVMQKYRKQQ, from the coding sequence ATGACCCAAGCCCCCGCACCAGCCAGCGCCATGCCGGCGACCCGCCGCCACCCCGGCCGCCTCGCCGCCGCCTGCGCCTGGACGGCCATCCTGCTAGCCAGCACGCCCACGCCAGCGGCCGCCACCGCCACCTGCATCCCCGTGCGCGTCGGCTACATGGACCAGCACCGCCCCCCATACTGGCTGGGCGAAGGCACCGACGTCCCCGAGCCGGCCGGCGCCGCCGTCGACCTGATGCACGACGCCGTGCTCGGCGCCGGCTTCGGCTGTCCGCCGGTCTGGGTGCGCCTGCCGATCGCCCGCCTGCGCGTGGCCCTGGCCAACGGCGACATCGACATGTCGCCCATGGGAGAACTCCCCGCTTATCCGCCGGAGATAGCGCTACCACGCGACAAGGCCGGCAACATCGACCTCGACCGCGCCATGCACAACGCCCTGATCGTGCTGGTGCGCGCCGCCGACAAGCTGCCGGCCGGCACCCAGCCGATGCAGCACTTCAAAGGCAAGCTGCTCGGCGTGGCGCAAGGACAAAGCTACGCCCCCCGCCTGCGCGACGCCGGCCTGACCATCGACGACGGCGCGCGCGACCTCGAGCGCAACCTCGAAAAACTGCGGCTCGGGCGCATCGACGGCGTGGTCGTCGCCGCCGTCTCGCCCGAACACCTCAAGGCCATGCTGTCGCGCTACAAGGGCGCCGTCGTGCAACTGCCGCAGCCGCTGATCAACACGCGCGTCTGGCTCGCCTTCAACGACCACTTCTACCGCGCCCACCCGGCCCAGGTCGAGGCGCTGTGGACCTGGCTCGACGTCAACCGCCACCGGCTCGGCTACGTCATGCAGAAATACCGCAAGCAGCAGTAG
- the eno gene encoding phosphopyruvate hydratase: MSAIVDIIGREIIDSRGNPTVECDVLLESGVMGRAAVPSGASTGSREAIELRDGDPKRYFGKGVLQACENINTEISEAIMGLDANEQAFLDRTLIDLDGTENKGRLGANAMLAVSMAVAKAAAEEAGLPLYRYFGGSGAMQLPVPMMNVINGGAHADNNLDIQEFMIIPVGAPSFKEAVRYGAEVFHTLKKILHKKGLSTAVGDEGGFAPSLANHEEAIKLIIQAIEEAGYEPGTQIALGLDCAASEFYKNGKYELEGEGLSLTATEFTNLLATWCDKYPIISIEDAMHEGDWDGWAILTKELGKKIQLVGDDLYVTNTKILKEGIAKGIANSILIKINQIGTLTETFAAIEMAKRAGYTAVISHRSGETEDSTIADIAVGLNALQIKTGSMSRSDRMAKYNQLLRIEEDLGDIASYPGRDAFYNLK, translated from the coding sequence ATGAGTGCTATTGTTGATATTATCGGCCGTGAAATTATTGATTCGCGCGGCAATCCGACCGTCGAATGCGACGTCCTGCTGGAATCCGGCGTGATGGGCCGCGCCGCCGTGCCATCGGGCGCCTCGACCGGTTCGCGCGAAGCGATCGAACTGCGCGACGGCGATCCGAAGCGTTACTTCGGCAAGGGCGTGCTGCAAGCCTGCGAAAATATCAACACCGAAATCTCGGAAGCGATCATGGGCCTCGACGCCAATGAGCAAGCCTTCCTGGACCGCACGCTGATCGATCTGGACGGCACCGAAAACAAAGGCCGCCTGGGCGCCAACGCCATGCTGGCCGTGTCGATGGCCGTGGCCAAGGCCGCCGCCGAAGAAGCCGGCCTGCCGCTGTACCGCTACTTCGGCGGTTCGGGCGCGATGCAACTGCCGGTGCCGATGATGAACGTCATCAACGGCGGCGCCCACGCCGACAACAACCTGGACATCCAGGAATTCATGATCATCCCGGTCGGCGCCCCGTCGTTCAAGGAAGCCGTGCGCTACGGCGCCGAGGTGTTCCACACCTTGAAAAAGATCCTGCACAAGAAGGGCCTGAGCACGGCCGTGGGCGACGAAGGCGGTTTCGCGCCATCCTTGGCCAACCATGAGGAAGCCATCAAGCTGATCATCCAGGCCATCGAGGAAGCGGGCTACGAGCCGGGCACCCAGATCGCGCTGGGCCTGGACTGCGCCGCCTCCGAGTTTTACAAGAACGGCAAGTACGAACTGGAAGGCGAGGGCCTGTCCCTGACGGCCACCGAGTTCACCAACCTGCTGGCGACCTGGTGCGACAAATACCCGATCATCTCGATCGAGGACGCGATGCACGAAGGCGACTGGGACGGCTGGGCGATTTTGACCAAGGAACTGGGCAAGAAAATCCAGCTGGTGGGCGACGACCTGTACGTCACCAACACCAAGATCCTCAAGGAAGGCATCGCCAAGGGCATCGCCAACTCGATCCTGATCAAGATCAACCAGATCGGCACCCTGACCGAAACCTTCGCCGCCATCGAAATGGCCAAGCGCGCCGGCTACACGGCCGTCATCTCGCACCGTTCGGGCGAGACCGAGGACTCGACCATCGCCGACATCGCCGTCGGCCTGAACGCGCTGCAGATCAAGACCGGCTCGATGTCGCGTTCGGACCGCATGGCGAAATACAACCAGCTGCTGCGCATCGAGGAAGACCTGGGCGACATCGCATCCTACCCTGGCCGCGACGCGTTCTATAACCTGAAGTAA
- a CDS encoding PRC-barrel domain-containing protein: MSYTERDAYGMYVDNGNKGPGPELMGADTLIGDHVHNLKNEHLGEIKEIMLDMRTGKIAYAVMSSGGILTIGEKLFAVPWEALTLDTVNKRFTLNIDKERIDNAPGFDTDHWPNMANQTWASQIHSYYGTRYDNLDSGPL, encoded by the coding sequence ATGAGCTACACGGAACGCGATGCTTACGGTATGTATGTCGACAACGGCAACAAGGGTCCAGGCCCTGAACTGATGGGGGCGGACACGCTGATCGGCGACCACGTTCACAATCTGAAGAACGAACACCTGGGCGAGATCAAGGAAATCATGCTCGACATGCGCACCGGCAAAATCGCCTACGCGGTCATGTCGTCGGGCGGCATCCTGACCATCGGCGAGAAACTGTTCGCCGTGCCATGGGAGGCGCTGACCTTGGATACGGTCAACAAACGCTTCACCCTGAACATCGACAAGGAGCGCATCGACAACGCGCCCGGCTTCGACACCGATCATTGGCCGAACATGGCCAACCAGACGTGGGCCAGCCAGATCCACAGCTACTATGGCACCCGCTACGACAACCTCGACAGCGGTCCGCTGTGA